One genomic window of Hydra vulgaris chromosome 03, alternate assembly HydraT2T_AEP includes the following:
- the LOC100201578 gene encoding ornithine aminotransferase, mitochondrial isoform X2 encodes MIDKISKNLFKRITNLKQSAFYGSYSAKTNEVFEREDNFGAHHFAPLPVALCKGKGVYVWDVDGRRYYDFLSGFSVLNQGHCHPKIIDALKTQAEKLTYTSRAFYSEALGEFQVYATKLFGYDRILPMNTGVEGGETACKLARKWGYRVKGIPENQAKIIFAEKNFWGRTLAACSSSSDPDIKNDYGPYMPGFEMVPYNNLNALEEKLKDQNTCAFMVEPIQGEAGVIIPDDGYLTKVRELCTKYNVLWIADEVQTGLGRTGKLLCINYENTRPDIIILGKALSGGIMPISAVLADDDIMLLFKPGQHGSTFGGSAIASKVAVASLEVLIEEKLAENAMKMGNIFRKELAAKLNPNIATVIRGKGLLNAVVVPKTKDYDAYSACLRLRDNGLLTKHTRGDIIRFSPPLIINEEQMYEGIEIISKTINSLV; translated from the exons ATGATCGACAAAATTTCgaagaatttgtttaaaaggaTTACCAACTTGAAACAGAGTGCTTTCTACGGTTCATACTCGGCTAAAACAAATGAGGTTTTTGAACGCGAGGATAACTTTGGAGCGCACCATTTTGCTCCACTTCCAGTGGCTTTGTGTAAAGGGAAAGGGGTGTATGTATGGGATGTTGATGGGCGTCGTTACTACGATTTTCTCAGtggattttctgttttaaacCAAGGACATTGCCATCCTAAAATTATAGATGCGCTTAAAACGCAAGCTGAAAAACTAACTTATACATCAAGAGCATTTTACAGTGAAGCACTTGGAGAGTTTCAAGTATACGCAACTAAACTATTTGGGTATGATCGTATTTTACCAATGAACACTGGTGTTGAAGGAGGAGAAACTGCATGCAAACTTGCACGCAAATGGGGCTATAGAGTAAAAGGCATTCCTGAAAAccaagcaaaaattatatttgctgaaaaaaacttttgggGAAGAACTTTAGCAGCATGTTCATCTTCATCTGACCCGGATATTAAAAATGACTACGGTCCATACATGCCAGGGTTTGAAATGGTTCCTTATAACAACTTAAATGCACTTGAG GAAAAGCTTAAAGATCAAAACACATGTGCTTTTATGGTTGAGCCTATACAGGGAGAAGCAGGTGTTATAATTCCTGACGATGGGTATTTAACAAAAGTTCGCGAGTTATGCACCAAGTATAAc GTTTTGTGGATAGCAGACGAGGTACAAACAGGATTAGGACGAACAGGAAA gTTGCTTTGTATTAATTACGAAAATACACGCCCTGATATCATCATTTTAGGAAAGGCATTGTCTGGAGGGATTATGcca ATTTCAGCGGTATTAGCCGATGATGATATCATGTTATTGTTTAAGCCTGGGCAG catgGATCTACATTTGGTGGAAGCGCTATTGCTTCTAAAGTTGCAGTTGCATCTCTTGAG gttttaataGAAGAAAAGCTTGCTGAAAACGCAATGAAAATGGGAAACATATTTAGAAAAGAGCTGGCAGCAAAACTAAATCCAAACATAGCCACAGTAATTCGTGGAAAAGGATTGCTTAACGCTGTTGTTGTTCCTAAAACTAAAG ATTATGATGCCTACTCTGCATGCCTACGTCTCCGCGATAACGGGCTTCTTACAAAGCATACTCGAGGTGACATTATTCGCTTTTCACCTccattaataataaatgaagaGCAAATGTATGAAGGAATAGAAATTATTTCCAAAACCATTAACTCATTAGTTTGA